In a genomic window of Phacochoerus africanus isolate WHEZ1 chromosome 6, ROS_Pafr_v1, whole genome shotgun sequence:
- the WDR97 gene encoding WD repeat-containing protein 97 isoform X10, with amino-acid sequence MESVESGPLPPAPDLCGVDVYDVPDPGLLTEKNEPSFSEPVPQRFTSSSEWQSMTVCSRARQLWLLLRASLQSFVEKAKRAELRAARLTHGLEPLRRLAVAAGLCSVAQDPVGRRFVVLDGAGLLHLHREDGLAQEKLPAPITLTGLVAVLGPLGAVGRFVGWGPAGLAILRSDLSLLWLSKPGLFRAPGHEPICCLPVPNPGLLLVAAAGGILALWKFRSGGRCLVPQGSPLQLPASPPGALVRLALGPQPPCHLPCCFAACGSAVLTCDLHTWALIDVRRDLHKTTVSDLAYCSELEAMVTASRDSTVKVWEADWQIRMVFVGHSGPVTAVAVLPNTSLVLSASQDGTLRTWDLQAAAQVGEVALSCWDRSVPPESVSRLLAPAGPGWPLLSLRASSVELWCLRELYSPLAQLSAPVLHLQVVPVLPTLAPPAPQLPVRLVCACADGSVSLVSALTGRVVNALLLEPEDRAAAVAYCLQREVLWLLTRTGHLLCANSARCPMQVLHRLRPPLPPTPRPCCLHLYSHLTDPRSAFASWEIVCQHKGDLCHRDMAWTWKDKNRWVPQPARAGRGDRATQQARVARRYLPVVGHTDGTLSVLELRSSKTVFRTEAHSPGPVTAIASTWNSVVSSGGDLTVKMWRVFPYAEESLGLLRTFSCCHPAVALCALGSRVTVGFEDPDSATYGLVQYGLGNSPRCDHRPQDDPTDHITGLCCCPALKLYACSSLDCTIRIWTAENRLLRAPAAPASARFSHLCPLRSPQPSLLPPLPCCCLCLLLQGARLDSCPEHLSRLLQLNGAPQALTFCSNSGDLVLALGSRLCLVSHRLYLPTSYLVKKLCQETPDEVHGPPLTNKESLASAQPQRLANLHGVAGLSMASSFIHRQTATPQQPVLEEVGWVLPLACPLPPAPCLCPCPGHSPSVPGAGLGHPWLSGQHTARLKEEWAHPRPPPQDLQALIARDHDLQQLGLGLVGPAARPPPSWQQRQEAFDNYLRLIYGPDLLVSEGFPQPLPLPWASGTAHLPHPPCQGTCSGRESQRWSTTTVTVERDTRDACALPGPSQAGVCAEAPTVPTVLPPQDLGTQGRRFARPPRVTLPIPPTHRRVHSRASQLLARSSLSSDLGLSLDLQLQSEPLLGEKPVAPDPPSYLQHRIPLLPKRRPQALLSNLGGFYPATIQPDKDSRRPIHFPGCVPNSVVLQQMWQPGQVGGLKALCQLMGSRPKVGHSRDDLGLRQGGWRHHAKWQQNLLQWLGDAEEQGELVLDLASDSLSPHGQPSDQLLESREQEAEVGRQGAVAGPQELLGEEGSAAVATPLPHQSSRFLLRKPSGSPDTTIRKESYFCRPQYRHRRSLWGERYGHLPRFLHFLIGQNWFKKLFPIFTLEAYPEVGTVEGLASLFLDLLEEASWADRGHILHALLRLLPDVSQDLCSRLQGVLLCLLNRDQPPSLEVSPESRAPPGSGLRHQAELPPTPQDPTQKQFVMLALQLLLACSLDAREVVLELSAYFLYSPAPCRPEIQKLMDGLGLQDPQGFLFQEMTTWVRAPDLGSKAALRERCRQKLEEMMQPLQTEAWQPSVAKLSEMLPKIALPPPKGAPPPMSMLSGTTAHVSVTPSVHSGTPSSISWTPARVVSPGELDSAAPEAQAQQMRPQRSSGRSRRALSETLVHFRPFPEVHPWSSAPAALLDEPLPLEQTDWSRSKMLDLGPIDALNFFCEQQRARQQGVLQGEFERPRRPPRLHPRGPNTVVPQPRDRRHYPILRLQEAQVQRPPVKVRGHVLSRLWEDHTLDSPARMLKLPLPRVEPQPFPRDWPRPSRPLPPGLLQPALQRYFLLDGAHPDSYS; translated from the exons ATGGAGTCGGTGGAAAGCGgccccctgcctccagccccggACCTGTGTGGTGTTGACGTCTATGACGTCCCGGACCCGGGGCTGCTCACGGAAAAGAACG AGCCATCGTTTTCAGAGCCAGTCCCCCAGCGTTTTACCAGCAGCTCAGAGTGGCAGAGCATGACTGTGTGCAGCCGTGCCCGCCAGCTGTGGCTGCTTCTGCGTGCAAGCCTCCAGAGCTTCGTGGAAAAG GCAAAGAGAGCTGAGCTGCGCGCGGCGCGCCTGACGCACGGGCTGGAGCCACTGCGCCGCCTGGCGGTGGCAGCCGGGCTGTGTTCAGTGGCGCAGGACCCGGTGGGTAGACGCTTCGTGGTGCTGGACGGCGCAGGCCTCCTACACCTGCACAGAGAGGACGGCTTGGCACAGGAGAAGTTGCCGGCTCCCATCACACTTACAGGGCTGGTGGCAGTGCTGGGCCCGCTGGGTGCCGTGGGCCGCTTTGTGGGCTGGGGCCCAGCGGGTCTGGCTATACTAAGGTCTGACCTCAGCTTACTGTGGCTGAGTAAGCCAGGGCTGTTCAGAGCACCTGGCCACGAGCCCATCTGCTGCCTGCCGGTGCCCAATCCCGGGCTGCTGCTGGTGGCAGCGGCAGGCGGCATCCTGGCCCTCTGGAAGTTCCGTTCAGGGGGTCGCTGCCTGGTTCCACAGGGGTCgcctctgcagctgccagcaagcCCCCCAGGAGCGCTCGTGCGCCTGGCTCTGGGGCCTCAGCCCCCCTGTCACCTCCCATGCTGCTTTGCAGCCTGCGGCTCTGCTGTGCTCACCTGCGATCTGCACACCTGGGCTCTCATAGATGTGCGACGGGACTTGCACAAAAC CACCGTCTCGGACCTGGCGTACTGCAGTGAGCTCGAGGCCATGGTGACAGCGTCCCGGGACAGCACAGTGAAGGTGTGGGAGGCAGACTGGCAGATCCGGATGGTGTTCGTGGGCCACTCAG GCCCggtgactgctgtggctgtgctcccGAACACGTCCCTGGTGCTGTCGGCTTCGCAGGACGGGACGCTTCGCACGTGGGACCTGCAGGCAGCGGCGCAGGTGGGAGAGGTGGCACTGAGCTGCTGGGACCGGAGCGTGCCGCCCGAGAGCGTGAGCCGCCTGCTGGCCCCTGCCGGCCCGGGCTGGCCCTTGCTCTCCTTGCGCGCCAGCAGCGTGGAGTTGTGGTGCCTGCGTGAGCTCTACTCGCCCTTGGCACAGCTGTCGGCGccagtgctgcacctgcaggtgGTGCCCGTGCTGCCCACGCTGGCGCCCCCGGCCCCTCAGCTGCCGGTGCGCCTTGTGTGCGCATGCGCCGACGGCTCAGTTTCCCTGGTCTCGGCCTTGACCGGACGCGTGGTGAACGCGCTTCTGCTCGAGCCCGAAGACCGCGCGGCCGCTGTGGCCTATTGCCTGCAGCGAGAGGTGCTGTGGCTGCTGACGCGCACCGGGCACCTGCTGTGCGCCAATTCTGCGCGCTGCCCCATGCAGGTGCTGCACCGCCTGCGCCCACCGctgccccccactcccaggcCCTGCTGCCTGCACCTCTACAGCCACCTCACAGACCCCAGGAGCGCGTTTGCCAGCTGGGAGATCGTGTGCCAGCACAAGggcgacctgtgccacagagaCATGGCCTGGACCTGGAAGGATAAGAACCGGTGGGTGCCACAGCCAGCGAGGGCTGGGCGAGGCGACAGGGCCACGCAACAGGCTCGTGTTGCCCGCAGGTACCTGCCTGTGGTGGGGCATACGGATGGCACCCTGTCGGTACTCGAGCTGCGCTCCTCCAAGACTGTTTTCCGAACGGAGGCTCACAGCCCAGGCCCCGTCACCGCCATCGCGTCCACCTGGAACAGCGTCGTGTCCTCGG GGGGAGACCTGACTGTGAAGATGTGGCGCGTCTTCCCCTACGCCGAAGAGAGCCTGGGTCTGCTGCGCACCTTCTCCTGCTGCCACCCGGCCGTGGCGCTCTGTGCCCTGGGGTCGCGCGTCACCGTGGGCTTTGAGGACCCAGACAGCGCCACCTACGGCTTGGTGCAGTATGGCCTGGGCAACAGTCCGCGCTGTGATCACCGGCCCCAGGATGACCCCACCGACCACATCACCG GCCTGTGCTGCTGTCCCGCCCTCAAGCTGTACGCCTGCTCCAGCCTGGACTGTACCATCCGCATCTGGACAGCGGAGAACCGCCTGCTGAG AGCCCCAGCGGCTCCCGCCTCTGCCAGGttctcccacctctgccccctccggagcccccagccctcacttctcccacctctgccctgctgctgcctctgtCTCCTACTCCAAGGTGCAAGGCTGGACTCTTGCCCTGAACACCTCTCCAGGCTCCTGCAGCTGAATGGTGCCCCTCAGGCCCTGACCTTCTGCAGCAACAGTGGGGACCTGGTGCTGGCACTGGGCTCCCGCCTCTGCCTGGTGTCACACAGGCTCTACCTGCCCACGTCTTACCTGGTTAAG AAGCTGTGCCAGGAGACGCCTGATGAGGTGCATGGCCCTCCACTGACCAACAAGGAGTCACTGGCATCAGCCCAGCCGCAGAGGCTTGCCAACCTGCATGGGGTGGCCGGCCTCAG CATGGCCTCGTCTTTCATCCATCGCCAGACGGCAACACCTCAGCAGCCTGTgttggaggaggtggggtgggtcCTGCCCCtagcctgccccctgccccctgccccctgcctctgcccctgcccaggcCACTCTCCATCAGTCCCTGGGGCAGGCCTGGGACACCCGTGGCTGTCTGGGCAGCACACAGCAAGGCTCAAGGAGGAATGGGCtcacccccgacccccaccccaggacttgCAGGCCCTCATCGCCCGGGACCACGACCTTCAGCAGCTAGGACTGGGGCTGGTGGGCCCGGCAGCCCGGCCCCCACCCTCCTGGCAGCAGCGCCAGGAGGCCTTTGATAACTACCTTCGTCTGATCTATGGCCCTGACCTGCTGGTGAGTGAGggcttcccccagcccctccctttgCCCTGGGCCTCTGGCACTGCCCATCTGCCCCACCCTCCCTGCCAGGGCACGTGCTCTGGACGAGAGTCCCAGCGATGGAGCACCACGACTGTCACGGTGGAGAGAGACACGCGGGATGCATGTGCCCTGCCTGGTCCCTCGCAGGCTGGCGTCTGCGCCGAAGCCCCAACAGTGCCGACAGTCCTGCCACCCCAGGACCTGGGCACCCAGGGCCGGCGCTTTGCCCGCCCTCCCCGAGTCACCTTGcccatcccccccacccaccgGAGGGTGCACAGCAGAGCATCCCAG CTGCTGGCCCGCTCCTCCCTGAGCTCCGACCTGGGCCTCAGtctggacctgcagctgcagtcGGAGCCGCTCCTCGGGGAGAAGCCTGTGGCCCCGGACCCACCATCCTACCTGCAGCACAGG ATCCCCCTGCTGCCGAAGAGGCGGCCCCAGGCGCTTCTCTCCAACCTCGGGGGCTTCTATCCTGCCACCATTCAGCCCGACAAG GACTCGAGGCGGCCCATCCACTTCCCTGGCTGTGTGCCCAACTCTGTGGTGCTGCAGCAGATGTGGCAACCCGGGCAGGTCGGCGGCCTCAAAGCCCTCTGCCAGCTCATGGGCAGCAGACCCAAG GTAGGACACAGCCGAGACGACCTGGGGCTGCGCCAGGGCGGCTGGCGGCACCACGCCAAGTGGCAGCAGAACCTGCTCCAGTGGCTGGGGGATGCAGAGGAGCAAGGAGAGCTGGTTCTGGACTTGGCCTCAGATTCTCTGAGCCCCCACGGGCAGCCTTCAGACCAGCTGCTGGAGTCCAGGGAGCAGGAGGCTGAAGTGGGCCGCCAGGGCGCTGTGGCCGGGCCTCAGGAGCTGCTTGGAGAGGAAGggtctgcagctgtggccacGCCCCTGCCCCATCAGAGCTCCAGGTTTTTGCTCCGGAAGCCCAGCGGCTCCCCAGACACCACCATCAGGAAAGAGAGCTATTTCTGCCGCCCCCAGTACCGCCACAGGCGCTCGCTCTGGGGAGAGCGCTATGGGCATCTGCCGAGGTTCCTGCATTTTCTCATCGGCCAGAACTGGTTCAAAAAGCTCTTCCCCATCTTCACTCTGGAG GCGTACCCTGAGGTGGGCACGGTGGAGGGCCTGGCCTCGCTGTTCTTGGACCTGCTGGAGGAGGCCTCCTGGGCAGACCGCGGGCACATCCTCCACGCGCTGCTGAGGCTGCTGCCTGACGTCAGCCAGGACCTCTGCAGCCGGCTGCAGGGCGTCCTCCTGTGCTTGCTCAACCGGGACCAGCCCCCCAGCCTCGAGGTGAGCCCGGAATCCCGCGCCCCACCCGGCTCGGGCCTCAGGCACCAAGCagagctcccccccacccctcaggacCCAACGCAGAAGCAGTTTGTGATGCTGGCGCTGCAGCTGCTCCTGGCCTGCTCCCTGGATGCGCGCGAGGTGGTGCTGGAGCTCTCGGCCTACTTCCTGTACTCGCCAGCGCCCTGCCG GCCGGAGATCCAGAAGCTGATGGACGGACTAGGCCTCCAGGACCCTCAGGGCTTCCTGTTCCAGGAGATGACGACCTGGGTCCGGGCTCCAGACCTCGGCTCCAAGGCCGCACTGCGCGAGCGCTGCCGCCAGAAGCTGGAGGAAATGATGCAGCCGTTGCAG ACGGAAGCCTGGCAGCCGTCTGTAGCCAAGTTGTCCGAGATGCTGCCCAAGATAGCGCTTCCCCCTCCCAAGGGGGCCCCGCCACCCATGTCGATGCTCTCTGGGACAACTGCTCATGTATCTGTGACCCCCTCCGTCCACTCTGGGACACCCTCAAGCATCTCCTGGACGCCCGCACGGGTGGTCTCGCCTGGGGAGCTGGACTCGGCCGCGCCGGAGGCCCAGGCGCAGCAGATGCGCCCACAGAGGAGCTCGGGGCGGAGCAGACGTGCGCTGTCGGAGACACTGGTGCACTTCCGCCCCTTTCCTGAGGTCCACCCATGGTCCTCGGCCCCGGCCGCCCTGCTTGATGAGCCACTGCCCCTGGAGCAGACGGACTGGTCGCGGTCCAAAATGCTGGACCTGGGGCCCATCGACGCCCTCAACTTCTTCTGCGAGCAGCAGCGGGCTCGGCAGCAGGGCGTCCTGCAGGGGGAGTTTGAGCGCCCACGACGCCCCCCACGCCTGCACCCACGGGGCCCCAACACGGTGGTGCCACAGCCGCGGGATCGCCG GCACTACCCTATCCTCCGGCTTCAGGAGGCCCAAGTCCAGAGGCCTCCGGTGAAAGTGAGGG GCCACGTGCTGTCCCGGCTCTGGGAGGACCACACCCTGGACAGCCCCGCGAGGATGCTGAAGCTGCCCCTGCCCCGGGTGGAGCCGCAGCCTTTTCCCCGAGACTGGCCCAGGCCCTCCCGTCCGCTGCCCCCGGGGCTCCTGCAGCCTGCCCTGCAGCGCTACTTCCTGTTAGATGGCGCGCACCCCGACAGCTACAGCTGA
- the WDR97 gene encoding WD repeat-containing protein 97 isoform X8 — translation MESVESGPLPPAPDLCGVDVYDVPDPGLLTEKNEPSFSEPVPQRFTSSSEWQSMTVCSRARQLWLLLRASLQSFVEKAKRAELRAARLTHGLEPLRRLAVAAGLCSVAQDPVGRRFVVLDGAGLLHLHREDGLAQEKLPAPITLTGLVAVLGPLGAVGRFVGWGPAGLAILRSDLSLLWLSKPGLFRAPGHEPICCLPVPNPGLLLVAAAGGILALWKFRSGGRCLVPQGSPLQLPASPPGALVRLALGPQPPCHLPCCFAACGSAVLTCDLHTWALIDVRRDLHKTTVSDLAYCSELEAMVTASRDSTVKVWEADWQIRMVFVGHSGPVTAVAVLPNTSLVLSASQDGTLRTWDLQAAAQVGEVALSCWDRSVPPESVSRLLAPAGPGWPLLSLRASSVELWCLRELYSPLAQLSAPVLHLQVVPVLPTLAPPAPQLPVRLVCACADGSVSLVSALTGRVVNALLLEPEDRAAAVAYCLQREVLWLLTRTGHLLCANSARCPMQVLHRLRPPLPPTPRPCCLHLYSHLTDPRSAFASWEIVCQHKGDLCHRDMAWTWKDKNRWVPQPARAGRGDRATQQARVARRYLPVVGHTDGTLSVLELRSSKTVFRTEAHSPGPVTAIASTWNSVVSSGGDLTVKMWRVFPYAEESLGLLRTFSCCHPAVALCALGSRVTVGFEDPDSATYGLVQYGLGNSPRCDHRPQDDPTDHITGLCCCPALKLYACSSLDCTIRIWTAENRLLRAPAAPASARFSHLCPLRSPQPSLLPPLPCCCLCLLLQGARLDSCPEHLSRLLQLNGAPQALTFCSNSGDLVLALGSRLCLVSHRLYLPTSYLVKKLCQETPDEVHGPPLTNKESLASAQPQRLANLHGVAGLSMASSFIHRQTATPQQPVLEEVGWVLPLACPLPPAPCLCPCPGHSPSVPGAGLGHPWLSGQHTARLKEEWAHPRPPPQDLQALIARDHDLQQLGLGLVGPAARPPPSWQQRQEAFDNYLRLIYGPDLLAGVCAEAPTVPTVLPPQDLGTQGRRFARPPRVTLPIPPTHRRVHSRASQLLARSSLSSDLGLSLDLQLQSEPLLGEKPVAPDPPSYLQHRIPLLPKRRPQALLSNLGGFYPATIQPDKDSRRPIHFPGCVPNSVVLQQMWQPGQVGGLKALCQLMGSRPKVGHSRDDLGLRQGGWRHHAKWQQNLLQWLGDAEEQGELVLDLASDSLSPHGQPSDQLLESREQEAEVGRQGAVAGPQELLGEEGSAAVATPLPHQSSRFLLRKPSGSPDTTIRKESYFCRPQYRHRRSLWGERYGHLPRFLHFLIGQNWFKKLFPIFTLEAYPEVGTVEGLASLFLDLLEEASWADRGHILHALLRLLPDVSQDLCSRLQGVLLCLLNRDQPPSLEVSPESRAPPGSGLRHQAELPPTPQDPTQKQFVMLALQLLLACSLDAREVVLELSAYFLYSPAPCRPEIQKLMDGLGLQDPQGFLFQEMTTWVRAPDLGSKAALRERCRQKLEEMMQPLQVRAGSAGGAPARRASRRRLPRLSPWAEERAEPGEASRLLAPALALPPGLSPTPQLPVCHRRESGGVVSGWRGGSTSPASLRGGGGRGRFHPGQDTPSPGSLPQTEAWQPSVAKLSEMLPKIALPPPKGAPPPMSMLSGTTAHVSVTPSVHSGTPSSISWTPARVVSPGELDSAAPEAQAQQMRPQRSSGRSRRALSETLVHFRPFPEVHPWSSAPAALLDEPLPLEQTDWSRSKMLDLGPIDALNFFCEQQRARQQGVLQGEFERPRRPPRLHPRGPNTVVPQPRDRRHYPILRLQEAQVQRPPVKVRGHVLSRLWEDHTLDSPARMLKLPLPRVEPQPFPRDWPRPSRPLPPGLLQPALQRYFLLDGAHPDSYS, via the exons ATGGAGTCGGTGGAAAGCGgccccctgcctccagccccggACCTGTGTGGTGTTGACGTCTATGACGTCCCGGACCCGGGGCTGCTCACGGAAAAGAACG AGCCATCGTTTTCAGAGCCAGTCCCCCAGCGTTTTACCAGCAGCTCAGAGTGGCAGAGCATGACTGTGTGCAGCCGTGCCCGCCAGCTGTGGCTGCTTCTGCGTGCAAGCCTCCAGAGCTTCGTGGAAAAG GCAAAGAGAGCTGAGCTGCGCGCGGCGCGCCTGACGCACGGGCTGGAGCCACTGCGCCGCCTGGCGGTGGCAGCCGGGCTGTGTTCAGTGGCGCAGGACCCGGTGGGTAGACGCTTCGTGGTGCTGGACGGCGCAGGCCTCCTACACCTGCACAGAGAGGACGGCTTGGCACAGGAGAAGTTGCCGGCTCCCATCACACTTACAGGGCTGGTGGCAGTGCTGGGCCCGCTGGGTGCCGTGGGCCGCTTTGTGGGCTGGGGCCCAGCGGGTCTGGCTATACTAAGGTCTGACCTCAGCTTACTGTGGCTGAGTAAGCCAGGGCTGTTCAGAGCACCTGGCCACGAGCCCATCTGCTGCCTGCCGGTGCCCAATCCCGGGCTGCTGCTGGTGGCAGCGGCAGGCGGCATCCTGGCCCTCTGGAAGTTCCGTTCAGGGGGTCGCTGCCTGGTTCCACAGGGGTCgcctctgcagctgccagcaagcCCCCCAGGAGCGCTCGTGCGCCTGGCTCTGGGGCCTCAGCCCCCCTGTCACCTCCCATGCTGCTTTGCAGCCTGCGGCTCTGCTGTGCTCACCTGCGATCTGCACACCTGGGCTCTCATAGATGTGCGACGGGACTTGCACAAAAC CACCGTCTCGGACCTGGCGTACTGCAGTGAGCTCGAGGCCATGGTGACAGCGTCCCGGGACAGCACAGTGAAGGTGTGGGAGGCAGACTGGCAGATCCGGATGGTGTTCGTGGGCCACTCAG GCCCggtgactgctgtggctgtgctcccGAACACGTCCCTGGTGCTGTCGGCTTCGCAGGACGGGACGCTTCGCACGTGGGACCTGCAGGCAGCGGCGCAGGTGGGAGAGGTGGCACTGAGCTGCTGGGACCGGAGCGTGCCGCCCGAGAGCGTGAGCCGCCTGCTGGCCCCTGCCGGCCCGGGCTGGCCCTTGCTCTCCTTGCGCGCCAGCAGCGTGGAGTTGTGGTGCCTGCGTGAGCTCTACTCGCCCTTGGCACAGCTGTCGGCGccagtgctgcacctgcaggtgGTGCCCGTGCTGCCCACGCTGGCGCCCCCGGCCCCTCAGCTGCCGGTGCGCCTTGTGTGCGCATGCGCCGACGGCTCAGTTTCCCTGGTCTCGGCCTTGACCGGACGCGTGGTGAACGCGCTTCTGCTCGAGCCCGAAGACCGCGCGGCCGCTGTGGCCTATTGCCTGCAGCGAGAGGTGCTGTGGCTGCTGACGCGCACCGGGCACCTGCTGTGCGCCAATTCTGCGCGCTGCCCCATGCAGGTGCTGCACCGCCTGCGCCCACCGctgccccccactcccaggcCCTGCTGCCTGCACCTCTACAGCCACCTCACAGACCCCAGGAGCGCGTTTGCCAGCTGGGAGATCGTGTGCCAGCACAAGggcgacctgtgccacagagaCATGGCCTGGACCTGGAAGGATAAGAACCGGTGGGTGCCACAGCCAGCGAGGGCTGGGCGAGGCGACAGGGCCACGCAACAGGCTCGTGTTGCCCGCAGGTACCTGCCTGTGGTGGGGCATACGGATGGCACCCTGTCGGTACTCGAGCTGCGCTCCTCCAAGACTGTTTTCCGAACGGAGGCTCACAGCCCAGGCCCCGTCACCGCCATCGCGTCCACCTGGAACAGCGTCGTGTCCTCGG GGGGAGACCTGACTGTGAAGATGTGGCGCGTCTTCCCCTACGCCGAAGAGAGCCTGGGTCTGCTGCGCACCTTCTCCTGCTGCCACCCGGCCGTGGCGCTCTGTGCCCTGGGGTCGCGCGTCACCGTGGGCTTTGAGGACCCAGACAGCGCCACCTACGGCTTGGTGCAGTATGGCCTGGGCAACAGTCCGCGCTGTGATCACCGGCCCCAGGATGACCCCACCGACCACATCACCG GCCTGTGCTGCTGTCCCGCCCTCAAGCTGTACGCCTGCTCCAGCCTGGACTGTACCATCCGCATCTGGACAGCGGAGAACCGCCTGCTGAG AGCCCCAGCGGCTCCCGCCTCTGCCAGGttctcccacctctgccccctccggagcccccagccctcacttctcccacctctgccctgctgctgcctctgtCTCCTACTCCAAGGTGCAAGGCTGGACTCTTGCCCTGAACACCTCTCCAGGCTCCTGCAGCTGAATGGTGCCCCTCAGGCCCTGACCTTCTGCAGCAACAGTGGGGACCTGGTGCTGGCACTGGGCTCCCGCCTCTGCCTGGTGTCACACAGGCTCTACCTGCCCACGTCTTACCTGGTTAAG AAGCTGTGCCAGGAGACGCCTGATGAGGTGCATGGCCCTCCACTGACCAACAAGGAGTCACTGGCATCAGCCCAGCCGCAGAGGCTTGCCAACCTGCATGGGGTGGCCGGCCTCAG CATGGCCTCGTCTTTCATCCATCGCCAGACGGCAACACCTCAGCAGCCTGTgttggaggaggtggggtgggtcCTGCCCCtagcctgccccctgccccctgccccctgcctctgcccctgcccaggcCACTCTCCATCAGTCCCTGGGGCAGGCCTGGGACACCCGTGGCTGTCTGGGCAGCACACAGCAAGGCTCAAGGAGGAATGGGCtcacccccgacccccaccccaggacttgCAGGCCCTCATCGCCCGGGACCACGACCTTCAGCAGCTAGGACTGGGGCTGGTGGGCCCGGCAGCCCGGCCCCCACCCTCCTGGCAGCAGCGCCAGGAGGCCTTTGATAACTACCTTCGTCTGATCTATGGCCCTGACCTGCTG GCTGGCGTCTGCGCCGAAGCCCCAACAGTGCCGACAGTCCTGCCACCCCAGGACCTGGGCACCCAGGGCCGGCGCTTTGCCCGCCCTCCCCGAGTCACCTTGcccatcccccccacccaccgGAGGGTGCACAGCAGAGCATCCCAG CTGCTGGCCCGCTCCTCCCTGAGCTCCGACCTGGGCCTCAGtctggacctgcagctgcagtcGGAGCCGCTCCTCGGGGAGAAGCCTGTGGCCCCGGACCCACCATCCTACCTGCAGCACAGG ATCCCCCTGCTGCCGAAGAGGCGGCCCCAGGCGCTTCTCTCCAACCTCGGGGGCTTCTATCCTGCCACCATTCAGCCCGACAAG GACTCGAGGCGGCCCATCCACTTCCCTGGCTGTGTGCCCAACTCTGTGGTGCTGCAGCAGATGTGGCAACCCGGGCAGGTCGGCGGCCTCAAAGCCCTCTGCCAGCTCATGGGCAGCAGACCCAAG GTAGGACACAGCCGAGACGACCTGGGGCTGCGCCAGGGCGGCTGGCGGCACCACGCCAAGTGGCAGCAGAACCTGCTCCAGTGGCTGGGGGATGCAGAGGAGCAAGGAGAGCTGGTTCTGGACTTGGCCTCAGATTCTCTGAGCCCCCACGGGCAGCCTTCAGACCAGCTGCTGGAGTCCAGGGAGCAGGAGGCTGAAGTGGGCCGCCAGGGCGCTGTGGCCGGGCCTCAGGAGCTGCTTGGAGAGGAAGggtctgcagctgtggccacGCCCCTGCCCCATCAGAGCTCCAGGTTTTTGCTCCGGAAGCCCAGCGGCTCCCCAGACACCACCATCAGGAAAGAGAGCTATTTCTGCCGCCCCCAGTACCGCCACAGGCGCTCGCTCTGGGGAGAGCGCTATGGGCATCTGCCGAGGTTCCTGCATTTTCTCATCGGCCAGAACTGGTTCAAAAAGCTCTTCCCCATCTTCACTCTGGAG GCGTACCCTGAGGTGGGCACGGTGGAGGGCCTGGCCTCGCTGTTCTTGGACCTGCTGGAGGAGGCCTCCTGGGCAGACCGCGGGCACATCCTCCACGCGCTGCTGAGGCTGCTGCCTGACGTCAGCCAGGACCTCTGCAGCCGGCTGCAGGGCGTCCTCCTGTGCTTGCTCAACCGGGACCAGCCCCCCAGCCTCGAGGTGAGCCCGGAATCCCGCGCCCCACCCGGCTCGGGCCTCAGGCACCAAGCagagctcccccccacccctcaggacCCAACGCAGAAGCAGTTTGTGATGCTGGCGCTGCAGCTGCTCCTGGCCTGCTCCCTGGATGCGCGCGAGGTGGTGCTGGAGCTCTCGGCCTACTTCCTGTACTCGCCAGCGCCCTGCCG GCCGGAGATCCAGAAGCTGATGGACGGACTAGGCCTCCAGGACCCTCAGGGCTTCCTGTTCCAGGAGATGACGACCTGGGTCCGGGCTCCAGACCTCGGCTCCAAGGCCGCACTGCGCGAGCGCTGCCGCCAGAAGCTGGAGGAAATGATGCAGCCGTTGCAGGTCAGGGCGGGCAGCGCTGGGGGGGCGCCTGCCCGCAGAGCCTCTCGCCGCCGTCTCCCCAGGCTCTCCCCCTGGGCAGAGGAGCGAGCTGAGCCGGGCGAGGCCAGCAGGCTCCTCGCCCCGGCTCTGGCTCTGCCTCCCGggctctctcccaccccccagcTTCCTGTGTGCCACCGGAGGGAGTCTGGGGGGGTGGTCTCAGGCTGGCGAGGGGGCAGCACCTCTCCAGCCtccctgcggggggggggggggcggggccgcTTCCACCCGGGCcaggacaccccctcccccggctCCCTCCCGCAGACGGAAGCCTGGCAGCCGTCTGTAGCCAAGTTGTCCGAGATGCTGCCCAAGATAGCGCTTCCCCCTCCCAAGGGGGCCCCGCCACCCATGTCGATGCTCTCTGGGACAACTGCTCATGTATCTGTGACCCCCTCCGTCCACTCTGGGACACCCTCAAGCATCTCCTGGACGCCCGCACGGGTGGTCTCGCCTGGGGAGCTGGACTCGGCCGCGCCGGAGGCCCAGGCGCAGCAGATGCGCCCACAGAGGAGCTCGGGGCGGAGCAGACGTGCGCTGTCGGAGACACTGGTGCACTTCCGCCCCTTTCCTGAGGTCCACCCATGGTCCTCGGCCCCGGCCGCCCTGCTTGATGAGCCACTGCCCCTGGAGCAGACGGACTGGTCGCGGTCCAAAATGCTGGACCTGGGGCCCATCGACGCCCTCAACTTCTTCTGCGAGCAGCAGCGGGCTCGGCAGCAGGGCGTCCTGCAGGGGGAGTTTGAGCGCCCACGACGCCCCCCACGCCTGCACCCACGGGGCCCCAACACGGTGGTGCCACAGCCGCGGGATCGCCG GCACTACCCTATCCTCCGGCTTCAGGAGGCCCAAGTCCAGAGGCCTCCGGTGAAAGTGAGGG GCCACGTGCTGTCCCGGCTCTGGGAGGACCACACCCTGGACAGCCCCGCGAGGATGCTGAAGCTGCCCCTGCCCCGGGTGGAGCCGCAGCCTTTTCCCCGAGACTGGCCCAGGCCCTCCCGTCCGCTGCCCCCGGGGCTCCTGCAGCCTGCCCTGCAGCGCTACTTCCTGTTAGATGGCGCGCACCCCGACAGCTACAGCTGA